From one Phycodurus eques isolate BA_2022a chromosome 19, UOR_Pequ_1.1, whole genome shotgun sequence genomic stretch:
- the dnmbp gene encoding dynamin-binding protein isoform X2: MEAGSLVRAVFEFLPSVSEELPLFTGDVIEVLSVVDEFWLLGNKDGVTGQFPSTFVEEVTIPSTKPGDRLYVCINDFCSTELGDLSLMRGDVVVGETGESMDLGESWLHGCNAWGARGVFPTSCVKELNLSCRSRQLSERSAQAQASDLPPYALGQARALMSLHAQLNEELDFREGELIIITGLPEPGWYEGELDGRRGIFPEGFVELLNPLRSPQELADCQYLSNEDDEAAEGTEEDALEDVEVEEQKESVEEDEEVEGAVYGVALYEFRAMEPGELDFDVGDRIHVVNTLEDGWLEGELRGRRGIFPHRFVKTEDSGPKMVEETNDEPDEEKENTFDPSFPNGNNLELASYEDHTIWDLDYFESNEEQRWQSERKIHETRNESRRRSDSGSRIGSQTQRPVGPTHQRPQRPTSMPPARPRIPPPRPSLPARSQRNRINAKQTNYTNGNTRPSQPKLSHSLTLPNTNSGWSKDTRNCRRPAGNGVPASSRSATLGQALVSLVEKHKQKKASVNEIESQSYRSQQKVRSSSNGFLPTSLTLENLLTSAGDLEAKLSQQLFEFEKSLTSSCSDTSVSSGASAEPNQQSHISRHFSILGYSDESDIIRGSSHSTGSNSAFSSLERRRALRPPPPRPRVFRPQAAPASRPARPAPRPPPPTPRPTNSLHNNNNPIFFASDEPTGNLFDQITEGQADFGGLEPTQEHEIQLQLEAENDLETKMELESQQQTEQEENYQLLLRLQEVENDMDAYAHTAEELRAMLEEEEEETARMQVMENLEFCNYTLETLALEQQQLQEMTQLSSQPEPPKPASSGDATPGADAGAEDPELRMLEKRSKVIEELLQTEKDYIKDLQMCVVEIVEPLQKKQVKNVDFEGLFGNINSVIDLSQRLFETLEETDSIGKVFLDFKAELEAVYNIYCQNHDDAISLLESYEKDENIQRHVLECLERLRGKTNYINLGSFLIKPVQRVMRYPLLLMELLGSTPGSHHDLPHLTQALQAVKEINVNINECKRRKDLVVKYRKGDEDTFIDKISKLSMHSIIKKSNRVSSHLKHLTGISPQIKDEAFDEAEKRFRHQERLIKTFIRDISLYLQHIRESASVKVLAAISFCDIYTERSNPDPDCFQRAHRCISDKQFTEFKERTEALVINPLTQLLLMFAGPHKLVQKRFDKLLDYDNCKERAERLKDRRVQDELQVARSNYEALNAQLLDELPKFHSAAEELFTGCVKAFAQAQKDFMKTTLGELKPLLQVFSRKVSTEGNLVAQFQEEYGRVLQLLQSFSFCPENLPPATTTPTPTTATIIPNKKTLDKQSSKKQLQGPPNCILQTDEHRAGLMARYGPGKLFQAERNFNAAQDLDVSILEGDLVGIIKQQDPMGSNNRWLIDNGVTKGFVYSSFLKPYNPRRSQSDVSIESQSSNESGYGGSSPVFSRQNSTSTLTFNQETAVVSFSTSQPQSHSSPHPSLDSTPSRGPHPDSASQSDSSPRNSSNRKEFTEHCAASGHRNAESSDQHSGCHRNSYNATHASPNDQSETDSYSSHRNGSQQRHGDKAYNSCQWKNGGHKKSAYSQDDFSEPESEQDAESDGHQIYFALYSFSARCVNELSISANQRLRILEFQDMNGNAEWWLGEAGGRRGYVPSNYIRKSEYT; encoded by the exons ATGGAAGCGGGATCGCTGGTGCGCGCCGTGTTCGAGTTCCTCCCGAGCGTATCCGAGGAGCTGCCCCTCTTCACGGGCGATGTCATCGAGGTGCTCAGCGTGGTGGATGAGTTCTGGTTGCTCGGCAACAAAGATGGGGTCACCG GTCAGTTTCCCAGCACCTTTGTGGAAGAGGTTACCATTCCCAGTACCAAGCCTGGAGACCGACTGTACGTGTGCATCAATGATTTCTGCTCCACGGAACTGGGGGATCTTTCTTTAATGAGAG GTGATGTGGTAGTTGGGGAGACAGGGGAGTCCATGGACCTTGGGGAATCCTGGCTTCACGGCTGTAATGCATGGGGGGCCCGTGGTGTCTTCCCCACATCCTGTGTGAAGGAGCTGAACCTCTCGTGCCGCTCCAGGCAGCTATCCGAGCGCTCAGCCCAGGCTCAGGCTTCCGACCTCCCACCGTATGCCCTCGGCCAGGCCCGGGCTCTCATGAGTCTCCATGCGCAGCTCAACGAGGAGCTGGACTTCCGTGAGGGGGAATTGATCATCATCACCGGGCTGCCCGAGCCGGGCTGGTACGAGGGGGAGCTAGACGGCCGAAGGGGCATCTTCCCAGAGGGGTTTGTGGAGCTCCTAAATCCTCTTCGATCACCTCAGGAGCTCGCGGACTGCCAGTATTTAAGCAATGAGGATGACGAAGCAGCAGAGGGCACTGAAGAAGATGCCTTGGAAGATGTGGAGGTAGAGGAGCAGAAAGAGTCGGTTGAAGAAGATGAAGAGGTGGAAGGTGCTGTCTATGGAGTGGCACTATATGAATTTAGAGCCATGGAGCCCGGTGAGTTGGACTTTGATGTGGGCGATCGCATACATGTTGTAAACACACTGGAAGATGGTTGGCTGGAGGGCGAACTGAGAGGGCGGCGAGGTATCTTTCCACACCGGTTTGTCAAAACAGAAGATTCTGGGCCAAAAATGGTTGAGGAAACAAATGATGAACCAGACGAAGAGAAGGAGAACACTTTTGATCCTTCATTCCCAAATGGGAACAACCTTGAACTGGCATCTTATGAAGATCATACCATATGGGACCTGGACTACTTTGAGAGCAATGAGGAGCAGAGATGGCAAAGTGAACGCAAGATTCATGAGACTCGAAACGAAAGCAGAAGGCGGAGCGATTCAGGCAGCAGGATTGGCTCTCAAACGCAAAGACCTGTCGGCCCGACACATCAAAGACCACAGAGACCAACATCTATGCCACCAGCGAGGCCTAGAATCCCACCTCCTCGGCCGAGCCTGCCTGCACGTAGCCAAAGGAACCGTATTAATGCAAAACAGACGAACTATACTAACGGCAACACCCGACCTTCTCAACCAAAATTATCTCATAGCCTAACTCTTCCTAACACGAATTCTGGTTGGTCAAAAGACACCCGAAACTGCCGGAGGCCAGCAGGGAATGGTGTCCCCGCCAGTAGCCGAAGTGCAACGCTTGGACAAGCATTGGTAAGCCTTGTTGAGAAGCATAAACAGAAGAAGGCAAGTGTCAATGAAATCGAGAGCCAATCATATCGTTCCCAGCAGAAGGTGCGCTCAAGCTCTAACGGCTTCCTGCCAACATCCCTCACCCTGGAGAACCTGCTGACGTCAGCCGGTGACTTGGAGGCCAAACTGTCCCAACAGCTTTTCGAATTTGAGAAAAGCCTGACGTCGTCGTGTAGCGACACCAGCGTAAGTTCTGGCGCTTCCGCCGAGCCCAACCAGCAATCTCACATCTCCAGACACTTCTCCATTTTGGGCTACAGCGACGAGAGTGATATCATCCGGGGTTCCTCGCACTCCACGGGGTCCAACTCTGCTTTCTCCTCGTTAGAGCGACGCAGGGCCCTTCGCCCTCCGCCTCCTCGTCCGCGAGTCTTTCGTCCCCAAGCTGCACCTGCGAGCAGACCAGCGCGTCCTGCCCCACGTCCACCTCCACCCACCCCGAGACCCACCAACTCtctccacaacaacaacaacccaatATTCTTTGCCTCCGATGAACCAACTGGAAACCTCTTTGACCAAATAACTGAAGGGCAAGCAGATTTCGGTGGACTCGAACCCACCCAGGAACATGAGATCCAACTCCAGCTGGAAGCCGAGAATGATCTGGAAACGAAGATGGAGCTGGAGAGCCAACAACAGACGGAGCAGGAGGAGAATTACCAGCTGTTGCTGCGGTTACAAGAAGTGGAGAACGACATGGACGCGTATGCGCACACCGCTGAGGAACTCAGGGCTATGctcgaggaggaagaggaggagactgCCCGCATGCAAGTCATGGAGAACCTCGAGTTCTGCAACTACACGCTGGAGACGCTGGCCTTGGAGCAGCAGCAGTTGCAAG AGATGACACAGCTGTCGTCGCAACCCGAACCCCCGAAGCCCGCCTCGTCCGGCGACGCCACGCCCGGCGCCGACGCCGGCGCCGAGGACCCCGAGCTGAGGATGCTGGAGAAGCGGTCCAAGGTGATCGAGGAGCTGCTGCAGACGGAGAAGGACTACATCAAGGACCTGCAGATGTGCGTGGTGGAGATCGTTGAACCTCTGCAGAAGAAGCAG GTGAAGAACGTGGACTTTGAGGGACTTTTCGGCAACATCAACTCCGTGATCGATCTGTCACAGCGGCTGTTTGAAACACTGGAGGAAACGGACTCAATCG GAAAGGTCTTCCTCGACTTTAAAGCGGAGCTGGAGGCGGTGTACAACATCTATTGCCAGAACCACGACGACGCCATCTCGCTGCTGGAAAGCTATGAAAAGGACGAAAACATCCAGCGCCACGTGTTGGAGTGTCTGGAGAGGCTAAG GGGCAAAACAAACTACATCAACCTGGGCTCTTTCCTCATCAAGCCGGTGCAGCGGGTGATGCGCTACCCGCTGCTGCTCATGGAGCTGCTGGGGTCCACGCCCGGGAGCCACCACGACCTGCCCCACCTCACTCAGGCCCTACAGGCTGTCAAGGAAATCAACGTCAACATCAACGAGTGCAAGCGCCGGAAGGACCTCG TGGTGAAGTACAGGAAGGGGGACGAGGACACGTTCATCGACAAAATttcaaaactgagcatgcaTTCCATCATCAAGAAATCCAACCGTGTCAGTAGCCACCTCAAGCACCTGACTGGAATTTCACCCCAG ATTAAAGACGAGGCGTTCGACGAGGCTGAAAAGAGATTCCGGCACCAGGAGAGACTCATTAAAACTTTCATCCGGGATATATCCTTGTACTTGCAGCATATCAGG GAATCGGCTTCTGTGAAGGTGTTGGCGGCCATCAGCTTCTGTGACATCTACACCGAGCGAAGTAACCCCGACCCGGATTGCTTCCAGAGAGCCCACCGCTGCATCAGCGACAAACAGTTCACCGAATTT AAGGAGCGCACGGAAGCTTTGGTCATAAACCCGCTCACCCAGCTGCTTCTCATGTTCGCCGGGCCTCACAAGCTGGTCCAGAAGCGCTTCGACAAGCTGCTGGACTACGACAACTGCAAGGAGCGTGCCGAGCGCCTCAAGGACCGGCGGGTTCAGGACGAGCTGCAGGTGGCGCGCAGTAACTACGAGGCGCTCAACGCCCAACTTCTGGACGAGCTCCCCAAGTTCCACAGCGCCGCCGAGGAGCTCTTCACCGGCTGCGTGAAGGCCTTCGCTCAAGCGCAAAAAGACTTCATGAAGACGACCCTCGGAGAGCTGAAGCCTCTCCTTCAAGTT TTTTCACGCAAGGTCAGCACTGAGGGCAACTTGGTGGCCCAGTTCCAAGAAGAGTACGGTCGCGTTCTTCAGCTTCTGCAGAGCTTTAGCTTCTGCCCTGAAAACCTCCCCCCAgccaccaccacccccacccccaccactgCAACCATTATCCCCAACAAGAAAACCCTCGACAAGCAGAGCTCGAAAAAGCAACTCCAAGGACCT CCTAACTGCATCTTGCAGACCGATGAGCATCGAGCCGGCCTGATGGCGCGCTACGGTCCCGGGAAACTCTTCCAAGCTGAGAGAAACTTCAATGCGGCCCAGGATCTGGACGTGTCCATCCTGGAGGGGGACCTGGTGGGCATCATCAAGCAGCAGGACCCAATGGGTAGCAACAATCGTTGGCTGATTGATAACGGCG TCACGAAGGGCTTCGTGTACAGCTCCTTCCTCAAGCCCTACAACCCCCGCAGGAGCCAGTCTGATGTGTCCATCGAGAGCCAGTCATCCAACGAGTCGGGCTACGGCGGCTCCTCGCCTGTTTTCTCGCGCCAGAACAGCACCAGCACGCTGACGTTCAACCAGGAGACAGCGGTGGTCAGCTTCTCCACGTCGCAACCCCAGAGCCACTCGTCCCCGCATCCGTCTCTGGATTCCACGCCATCTCGCGGGCCTCACCCCGACTCGGCCAGTCAGAGCGACTCCTCGCCACGGAATTCCTCCAACCGCAAGGAGTTCACTGAGCACTGCGCCGCCTCCGGTCACAGGAACGCAGAGTCTTCCGACCAGCATTCGGGCTGCCACAGAAACTCGTACAATGCGACTCACGCCAGCCCAAACGACCAATCCGAGACGGACTCTTACTCCTCGCACAGAAACGGCTCGCAGCAGAGACATGGCGACAAAGCTTACAATTCCTGCCAGTGGAAGAACGGTGGGCACAAGAAGTCGGCGTACTCTCAAGACGACTTTAGCGAGCCCGAATCTGAGCAGGATGCGGAATCGGACGGACATCAG ATCTACTTTGCCCTGTACTCCTTCAGCGCTCGTTGTGTCAACGAACTGAGCATTTCCGCCAACCAGCGTCTACGCATACTGGAGTTCCAGGACATGAACGGCAACGCCGAGTGGTGGCTCGGCGAGGCCGGCGGCCGACGAGGCTACGTGCCTTCCAACTACATCCGGAAATCTGAGTACACCTGA